AATGGACTTCCACTGGTGAAAGCTGATAAGGAAAAGCTGAAGGAAATGTTTGTCTATCTTATCCACAATGCCATTAATCTCACGCCTAAAGGAAGCAGCATAGGAATTGATGTTTCCGATGAGAATGGCTACTTGCATGTAACCATAACTGATACGGGTGAAAGCATGGACAAGAGCCTTATTCCGCGTTTGTTCTATAAGATGTATCAGGCAGATGAATCCATAGCAAGGATGTTCCAGGGCTTTGAATCCAGTCTTTATATTTGCAAAGATACTGTAGCAGCTCATAATGGAAATATATGGATAGAGAGTCAAAGGGGACTTGGCAGTTCATTCCATGTAAAGATTCCAAAGTGGGAAGAAATGGAGACTATCAATTAATTTCTGATCTATTTGTGTTTTTAATTTCATATTATGAGAAAATATCATAATTGAGTCTGGTATGGTTATACTATGTTGCCCATTATGGCCTGTTACTTTTGGTGTGATTTTGCGTCTCTGTAGAATTCCTATTGATGTGAGTGACACAGAAATGCACAGAAGATAATTCCAAACACTATTGTAGTTATGCTGAGAATTCTACAGAAATCATGTGTAGAAAGTGTTCCAGTGTACTATGCAGATTATTTTGTTTTTTCTTGTGGGAAAACGCCGGCTTCGCCGGGTCCTCTGGAATTATTCCAGTTGTTCGTAACCTACGATGGAATGGATTTATTGACCTGACAAAACGATTTATTTACTTTAAAGTTTTAATGACAGGGTTTCTACAGAACCGATATTTCAGTACTATATAGCGGACTGGCCATAGTATTAACTATAAATATAGTGCCTGCCCATCTACCTTTTGAATATGTTATATTGCTGTAACAATTCATAGCTTAAAGGAAATGATTAAGATGAAAGTAGTAGGTTTTGTAGGAAGTCCAAGAAAAAATGGTAACACCGATATGCTTGTTCAACAGGTTCTTGACGGAGCGGCAGAAGCAGGTGCAGATGTGGAGAAATTCTACATCAACGAAATGAACATGAAAGGCTGCCAGGGCTGCACATACTGCAGGGCGGTTGACGGATGCAAATTAGACGATGACATGGCTAAAGCCTATGATGCCCTGAAAAATGCAGATGGTTTTGTATTTGGTTCTCCGATCTATTTCTTCCAGTTTACAGGTCAGATGCGCCAGTTTATCGATCGCTGCTGGGCACTTGTAAATCCGGATTTCACCTCACGCATTGAAGGTGGAAAGAAAGCGATTATAGTTGGCGCTCAGGGCAACCCGGAACAAGATGCTTTCAAGGGTGTCTTTGATGAATTCTCGCAGGTGCTCCAGATGTTTGGAATGGAAATAAAAGGCACCTTTGTAGATGTTGGCCACCACGAACCTGGCGGGGTAAAAGAGAACGCAGAGCTTATGGAACAAGCTAAATCAGCCGGAACCCAGCTCTTTGTTTAATTG
Above is a window of uncultured Methanolobus sp. DNA encoding:
- a CDS encoding flavodoxin family protein, with translation MKVVGFVGSPRKNGNTDMLVQQVLDGAAEAGADVEKFYINEMNMKGCQGCTYCRAVDGCKLDDDMAKAYDALKNADGFVFGSPIYFFQFTGQMRQFIDRCWALVNPDFTSRIEGGKKAIIVGAQGNPEQDAFKGVFDEFSQVLQMFGMEIKGTFVDVGHHEPGGVKENAELMEQAKSAGTQLFV
- a CDS encoding HAMP domain-containing sensor histidine kinase, whose translation is MGPVSIENVPSDVLMNQILLIDEKGLLLEKEIPNGLPLVKADKEKLKEMFVYLIHNAINLTPKGSSIGIDVSDENGYLHVTITDTGESMDKSLIPRLFYKMYQADESIARMFQGFESSLYICKDTVAAHNGNIWIESQRGLGSSFHVKIPKWEEMETIN